In Gimesia benthica, a single window of DNA contains:
- the tig gene encoding trigger factor — MSDDLATTEETVSTEGEYKMSATADIKEVGPCKKHVTVSVPRSDIEHFYSESVSELGDQATVPGFRVGHVPKKLIEKRFRQELNDQVKQRVLMESLELIAEDNDLDPINEPTIDVESLEIPEDGEFTFEFEVEVRPDFKLPEYKGLSLERPVREIGDKDIEEYLNRFLGQYGEMEERKGAAEKEDYLELSIKFEHDGKPLSEIAELVVPLRPILRLRDAEIKDFGEVMADVKAGDTRETELEVSAEADQIEMRGEKVKATFTVKSVKFIQPPEINEELLERIGAESEEELREEIKNILERQVTYEQRQSTRTQVLEKITESADWDLPETLVSKQVENALRREILEMQQAGFSRQDIQARENELRQQAISSTRQALKEHFVLDKIATTENLMVDPSEIDMEIYYMAMQQGESPRRVRARMVKSGMIENLEAQLRERKAVDVILEKAEYKETEMKKPEENKVSAIARSVCSSFAGSAAEAEEEEEAEGEE, encoded by the coding sequence GTGTCTGACGATCTCGCAACGACAGAAGAAACCGTCTCCACCGAAGGCGAGTATAAAATGTCTGCGACCGCCGATATTAAAGAGGTGGGTCCCTGTAAAAAACATGTGACTGTATCAGTCCCCCGTTCTGACATTGAGCACTTCTACTCTGAGTCTGTCTCTGAACTGGGTGATCAGGCAACAGTTCCCGGTTTCCGCGTTGGCCATGTTCCCAAGAAGCTGATCGAAAAACGTTTCCGCCAGGAACTCAACGATCAGGTCAAACAGCGGGTCCTGATGGAAAGCCTGGAACTGATCGCAGAAGACAACGATCTGGATCCGATCAACGAGCCAACCATTGATGTCGAAAGCCTGGAAATTCCAGAAGACGGCGAATTCACCTTCGAATTTGAAGTTGAAGTTCGTCCTGATTTCAAACTGCCCGAATACAAAGGGCTGTCGCTGGAACGTCCTGTCCGCGAAATCGGCGATAAAGACATCGAAGAATACCTGAACCGCTTCCTCGGCCAGTACGGCGAAATGGAAGAACGGAAAGGTGCTGCTGAAAAAGAAGATTACCTCGAACTGTCAATCAAGTTCGAACACGATGGCAAGCCACTCAGCGAAATCGCCGAACTGGTTGTTCCGCTCCGTCCGATCCTGCGTCTGCGTGATGCCGAAATCAAAGACTTCGGCGAAGTCATGGCTGACGTCAAAGCCGGCGACACTCGTGAAACCGAACTCGAAGTTTCTGCAGAAGCCGACCAGATCGAAATGCGTGGCGAAAAAGTCAAAGCGACTTTTACCGTGAAGAGCGTCAAGTTCATCCAGCCTCCGGAAATCAACGAAGAGCTGCTGGAACGAATCGGTGCCGAATCGGAAGAAGAACTCCGCGAAGAAATCAAAAACATCCTGGAACGTCAGGTGACTTACGAGCAGCGTCAGTCTACCCGTACCCAGGTTCTGGAAAAGATCACCGAGTCTGCCGACTGGGATCTGCCGGAAACACTGGTTTCCAAGCAGGTGGAAAACGCACTGCGTCGGGAAATCCTCGAAATGCAGCAGGCCGGCTTCTCCCGCCAGGATATCCAGGCTCGTGAAAACGAACTGCGTCAGCAGGCGATTTCCAGCACACGTCAGGCACTCAAAGAGCACTTCGTGCTGGACAAGATTGCCACGACCGAAAACCTGATGGTCGATCCTTCTGAAATCGACATGGAAATCTACTACATGGCGATGCAGCAGGGTGAAAGCCCCCGTCGCGTTCGGGCTCGGATGGTCAAATCCGGCATGATTGAAAACCTGGAAGCTCAGCTGCGTGAGCGTAAAGCGGTTGACGTCATCCTGGAAAAAGCTGAATACAAAGAAACCGAGATGAAGAAGCCAGAGGAAAACAAAGTCTCTGCTATCGCTCGCTCGGTCTGCTCCAGCTTCGCCGGCTCCGCTGCGGAAGCTGAAGAGGAAGAAGAAGCAGAAGGCGAAGAATAA
- a CDS encoding Flp family type IVb pilin, whose translation MKNILNQLINDEAGFIVSAELVLISSIAVLAMIVGLSEVANNVNQELEDVGSAFSSINQTYNLCEVSGHKGELSGSNFRDCPDFCSGQWDIY comes from the coding sequence ATGAAAAACATCCTCAACCAACTGATCAACGACGAAGCCGGTTTCATTGTTTCTGCAGAACTGGTTCTGATTTCTTCGATCGCCGTACTGGCCATGATCGTCGGACTGTCTGAAGTCGCTAATAACGTGAACCAGGAACTGGAAGATGTCGGATCCGCTTTCTCCAGCATCAACCAGACTTATAACCTCTGTGAAGTCTCAGGTCACAAAGGTGAACTCAGCGGCAGCAATTTCCGTGACTGCCCCGACTTCTGCTCAGGTCAGTGGGACATCTACTAA
- a CDS encoding branched-chain amino acid aminotransferase, translated as MNSVLIRFMNEEAGFIVSAELVLISTIAVLAMIVGLSEVAHGINQELEDVGSAFGRINQSFYVAGAHGHKACTDGSSFRDQADFCDGENDIVCDRPPRSEGNGYYN; from the coding sequence ATGAATAGTGTGCTAATCCGTTTCATGAACGAGGAGGCGGGCTTTATTGTCTCTGCCGAACTGGTACTGATCTCAACGATCGCCGTCCTGGCGATGATTGTGGGGCTAAGCGAAGTTGCCCATGGTATTAACCAGGAACTGGAAGACGTCGGCTCGGCGTTTGGCCGCATCAATCAGAGTTTCTATGTCGCAGGGGCACATGGCCACAAGGCCTGCACGGACGGCAGCAGTTTCCGCGATCAGGCGGACTTCTGTGACGGCGAGAATGACATCGTCTGTGATCGTCCGCCCCGCAGCGAAGGGAACGGCTACTACAATTAA
- a CDS encoding Gfo/Idh/MocA family protein: MKDSNRTVRWGILGTARIAEKISIAIHQAENAELTCIASRDATRAADWAEKHHVKRSVASYDALIHDPDIDAVYIPLPPALHGEWTVRAARAGKHVLCEKPLALNVNQAREMRRVCLENEVQLMDGVMWYHHPRAHEMLELIRSDALGEHRRMTSAFTFNWDTVPEGDLRLQRDLGGGSLGDLGWYCIGVALWAFNELPTKVFGTARPYNDVDYNFSGIMWFSKDRIASFDCGFDVNMRKWFELAGTKASLICDDFTRPWENTKPAFEIKDSQGNRTRHETANPLQETCMINHFCDIIRSGRLEQQWPDLGINTQRVLNALDYSARTETVVNLADFFPK, translated from the coding sequence ATGAAAGACTCAAACCGGACTGTGCGCTGGGGCATCCTGGGCACGGCCCGTATCGCCGAGAAAATCAGCATTGCAATTCATCAGGCAGAGAATGCCGAACTGACCTGCATCGCCAGTCGCGATGCCACCCGCGCTGCCGACTGGGCAGAAAAGCATCACGTCAAACGCAGCGTTGCCAGCTATGACGCATTGATCCACGATCCCGATATCGATGCCGTCTACATTCCACTCCCTCCGGCACTGCATGGTGAGTGGACCGTTCGCGCCGCCCGCGCAGGCAAACACGTATTATGTGAAAAGCCCCTGGCACTGAATGTGAATCAGGCACGCGAAATGCGACGCGTCTGTCTGGAAAACGAAGTTCAGCTGATGGATGGCGTGATGTGGTATCACCATCCGCGTGCGCATGAGATGCTCGAACTGATTCGCAGCGACGCGCTGGGCGAACACCGCAGGATGACTTCCGCTTTCACCTTCAACTGGGATACCGTTCCCGAAGGAGACCTCCGCCTGCAGCGCGATCTGGGAGGCGGTTCCTTAGGTGACCTGGGCTGGTACTGTATTGGAGTCGCCCTCTGGGCTTTCAATGAACTGCCTACCAAAGTCTTCGGCACCGCACGACCTTATAATGACGTCGATTATAATTTCTCCGGAATCATGTGGTTCAGCAAAGATCGCATTGCCTCCTTTGATTGTGGTTTTGATGTCAACATGCGGAAGTGGTTTGAACTGGCCGGCACAAAAGCCTCACTGATCTGTGATGACTTCACCCGCCCCTGGGAAAACACCAAACCCGCCTTTGAAATCAAAGACTCGCAGGGAAACCGTACCCGACACGAAACGGCGAATCCCCTGCAGGAAACGTGCATGATCAACCATTTCTGCGACATTATTCGCTCGGGACGACTGGAGCAGCAGTGGCCTGATCTGGGGATCAATACCCAGCGGGTACTCAACGCGCTGGACTACTCGGCACGTACGGAAACCGTCGTCAACCTGGCCGACTTCTTTCCCAAATAA
- the ettA gene encoding energy-dependent translational throttle protein EttA, translated as MAQQYIMQLEGVTKVFEQKEILKDIWLSFFPGAKIGVLGVNGAGKSTLLKIMSGEDTSFQGDVRPAKGIKIGYFKQEPDLNPEQTVEECIAEAVAESQSILDRYNEVNMKFGEDPSPEEMEKLIEEQATLQDQIDAANLWELDRTLEIAMDAMRVPPGDAIIGSLSGGEQRRVALCKILLQNPDLLLLDEPTNHLDAESVAWLERYLHDFQGTVVAITHDRYFLDNVAGWILELERGRGLPFEGNYSSWLEQKQARLKVEEKQESKRQKFLKRELEWVRMSPKAQASKNKARVQRYQELAAEEYEKRDDASDIQIPVSRSLGSKVLIANNLTKGFGDKLLFENFTFELPPGGIVGVIGPNGAGKTTLFKMIMGLEEPDSGTLEIGESVELSYVDQSRDALDPKKTVYEEISQGHDHLVVGKSSVHSRTYVGRFNFKGPDQQKLVGELSGGERNRVHMAKLLRSGGNLLLLDEPTNDLDVDTLRSLEEGLEHFSGCALVVSHDRWFLDRLATHIIAFEGDSKVRFFEGNYKMYEARRHEELGADADSPHRIQYKPLSR; from the coding sequence ATGGCACAACAATACATCATGCAACTGGAAGGCGTTACCAAAGTCTTTGAACAGAAAGAGATTCTGAAAGACATTTGGCTCTCATTCTTCCCTGGCGCAAAAATTGGTGTTCTGGGGGTCAACGGTGCTGGTAAAAGTACCCTGCTGAAAATCATGTCAGGGGAAGACACCAGCTTCCAGGGGGATGTCCGCCCTGCCAAAGGCATCAAGATCGGTTACTTCAAGCAGGAACCGGATCTGAATCCTGAACAGACCGTGGAAGAATGTATCGCTGAAGCGGTGGCTGAATCCCAGTCGATCCTCGACCGCTATAACGAAGTCAACATGAAGTTCGGAGAAGACCCTTCTCCTGAAGAGATGGAAAAGTTGATCGAAGAACAGGCGACACTGCAGGACCAGATCGATGCAGCCAACCTCTGGGAACTGGACCGCACACTGGAAATCGCCATGGACGCCATGCGTGTTCCGCCGGGAGACGCCATCATTGGCAGTCTGTCCGGGGGTGAGCAGCGGCGTGTTGCCCTCTGTAAAATCCTGCTGCAGAACCCTGACCTGCTGCTGCTGGACGAACCGACGAACCACCTCGACGCCGAATCGGTAGCCTGGCTGGAACGTTACCTGCACGACTTCCAGGGAACCGTTGTGGCGATTACCCACGACCGCTACTTCCTCGATAACGTCGCCGGCTGGATTCTGGAACTGGAACGGGGCCGTGGTCTGCCCTTCGAAGGGAACTACTCTTCGTGGCTGGAGCAGAAACAGGCACGTCTGAAAGTCGAAGAAAAACAGGAATCGAAACGGCAGAAGTTCCTCAAACGCGAACTCGAGTGGGTCCGCATGTCACCCAAGGCACAGGCTTCGAAAAACAAGGCCCGTGTGCAACGCTATCAGGAACTGGCTGCGGAAGAATACGAAAAACGCGACGATGCTTCCGATATTCAGATTCCTGTTTCCCGGTCGCTGGGCAGCAAGGTGCTCATCGCGAATAACCTTACCAAAGGCTTCGGCGACAAACTGCTGTTTGAGAATTTCACCTTCGAACTTCCCCCCGGTGGGATTGTCGGCGTGATTGGTCCGAACGGCGCGGGTAAAACGACGCTCTTTAAAATGATCATGGGACTCGAAGAGCCGGACAGCGGGACCCTGGAAATCGGCGAATCGGTTGAACTCTCTTATGTCGACCAGAGCCGCGATGCCCTCGATCCGAAGAAAACCGTTTACGAAGAAATTTCTCAGGGACACGATCACCTGGTCGTCGGTAAATCGAGCGTGCATTCCCGTACGTATGTCGGCCGATTCAACTTTAAAGGACCCGATCAGCAGAAACTGGTTGGCGAACTCTCTGGCGGGGAACGCAACCGAGTGCATATGGCGAAACTGCTCCGCTCGGGTGGTAACCTGCTGCTGCTGGACGAACCGACCAACGACCTCGACGTGGATACCCTGCGTTCGCTGGAAGAAGGGCTCGAGCACTTCAGTGGCTGTGCCCTGGTTGTCAGCCACGACCGCTGGTTCCTCGATCGTCTGGCGACACACATCATTGCCTTTGAAGGTGACAGCAAAGTCCGCTTCTTTGAAGGCAACTACAAAATGTACGAAGCCCGTCGCCACGAAGAGCTGGGAGCCGATGCCGACTCTCCGCACCGGATTCAGTACAAACCACTATCACGTTAA
- a CDS encoding DUF2079 domain-containing protein gives MNHSAPTPPAIDSRRFTYALLCVLLGPGAVTLALQTIFSSQDLAGMYVSVPLWEALLSSWGATLDPTTQTVAIPFFPLMGHLLLTAALTWLAGGFLISRRQKTAYAAALTDWGCLGYRWWFLPGIWELLRILLFIIGWSSGEGLLLATSQFWFAITIAGWLATLVTLLFPASLSDAPTEEISTEPKSSLPFPVWLLMGVFVLIFTWMNWRLYQGLLIPHGDSAMYEEHLWNVLHGKGFRSYLDQGLFWGEHIQFIHLLLSPLYLIWPSHLLLELSETVALACGAIPLYRMATRHSGSKTAGTAIVAAYLCYFPLQFLDIAIDLKTFRPISFGVPLLLFALEAIERKRWKSAIVLLLLCLAAKEDYAIILGPLGLWIAWRAFQEKKPESKAQKSVLLKSIAPGIGLSVFAVVYLALVVKVLIPWFRGGTQVHYVGYFQKFGNSLGEVVSNILFNPGLLLGELIQADTFIYALALLVPLGLLPLFSPGRLLVGLPLFGLLCLNELAHDPRHHFHAPIVPILCWAAAYGVGNVTTVLRRWKSEPASLAQAQTWATHFLWSSSLATGLFFSLGPAGLVFWDSGSSWYWGRLYVPGERARQFEKIADLIPPESRVASTDFVHPRYTHHARSYDYSNYRRKVNDYEAGVPEDTDYIVIDTQHPYSEIKTPDQIPEYRDHPDEWELLPDKTDGYFIVLKRKQPPKPAASE, from the coding sequence ATGAATCACAGCGCCCCTACTCCTCCCGCAATCGACAGCCGCCGATTTACTTACGCGCTGCTCTGCGTGCTGCTGGGCCCCGGTGCGGTGACACTCGCCCTGCAGACGATCTTCAGCAGTCAGGACCTGGCTGGAATGTATGTCAGTGTTCCGCTCTGGGAAGCACTACTTTCAAGCTGGGGCGCGACGCTTGATCCGACCACACAAACAGTCGCCATTCCCTTTTTCCCGCTAATGGGACATCTGCTCCTCACCGCAGCACTGACCTGGCTGGCGGGGGGCTTCCTGATTTCCCGCCGGCAGAAGACTGCGTACGCTGCTGCGCTGACGGACTGGGGCTGCCTGGGTTATCGCTGGTGGTTTCTGCCCGGCATCTGGGAGTTGCTCAGAATCCTGTTGTTTATTATCGGCTGGAGCAGTGGGGAAGGTCTGCTGCTGGCGACCTCGCAGTTCTGGTTTGCGATCACAATCGCGGGCTGGCTGGCCACACTGGTGACGCTGCTGTTTCCTGCTTCTTTGAGTGATGCCCCGACCGAAGAAATTTCCACAGAACCAAAGTCATCGCTGCCCTTCCCCGTCTGGCTGCTGATGGGTGTTTTCGTATTGATCTTTACCTGGATGAACTGGCGGCTTTACCAGGGCCTGCTGATTCCCCACGGCGATTCAGCCATGTATGAAGAACATCTCTGGAATGTCCTGCATGGGAAAGGGTTTCGCAGTTATCTGGATCAGGGGCTGTTCTGGGGAGAACATATTCAATTCATTCACCTGCTGCTCTCGCCGCTGTACCTGATCTGGCCATCCCACCTGCTGCTGGAACTAAGTGAAACCGTGGCCCTGGCCTGCGGTGCGATTCCGCTGTACCGTATGGCGACGCGACACAGCGGTTCTAAAACGGCGGGCACTGCAATCGTCGCAGCCTATCTCTGCTACTTCCCCCTGCAGTTTCTGGACATCGCCATCGATCTCAAAACATTCCGACCGATCTCCTTCGGCGTTCCCCTGCTGCTGTTCGCCCTGGAGGCGATCGAACGTAAACGCTGGAAATCTGCGATCGTCCTGCTGCTGCTCTGCCTGGCTGCCAAGGAAGACTACGCGATTATCCTGGGGCCTTTGGGGCTCTGGATTGCCTGGCGCGCGTTTCAGGAAAAGAAACCGGAATCGAAAGCACAGAAATCCGTGCTGTTGAAAAGCATCGCCCCGGGCATCGGTCTGTCTGTGTTTGCGGTCGTTTATCTGGCACTGGTTGTGAAAGTTCTGATCCCCTGGTTCCGCGGCGGCACACAGGTGCATTACGTCGGTTACTTTCAGAAATTCGGGAATTCCCTGGGCGAAGTCGTCAGCAACATTCTGTTCAATCCGGGACTGCTGCTGGGCGAACTGATTCAAGCCGATACGTTCATCTATGCCCTGGCACTGCTCGTCCCTCTCGGCCTGCTGCCCCTGTTCTCACCGGGTCGCCTGCTGGTGGGGCTGCCTCTGTTCGGATTACTCTGTCTGAACGAACTGGCCCACGATCCGCGACATCATTTCCACGCTCCCATCGTTCCCATTCTCTGCTGGGCTGCGGCTTACGGAGTTGGTAATGTCACGACGGTGCTGCGTCGCTGGAAATCGGAACCCGCATCCCTGGCACAGGCTCAGACCTGGGCAACGCATTTCCTCTGGAGTTCCTCCCTGGCGACCGGACTCTTTTTCAGCCTGGGTCCCGCCGGCCTGGTCTTCTGGGACTCCGGTTCCAGCTGGTACTGGGGACGGCTGTACGTACCCGGAGAGCGGGCACGTCAGTTTGAAAAAATCGCAGATCTGATTCCCCCGGAGAGCAGGGTCGCCTCGACCGATTTCGTGCACCCCCGCTATACCCACCATGCCCGCTCTTACGATTACAGTAACTACCGGCGGAAAGTAAACGACTACGAAGCAGGGGTTCCGGAGGACACCGACTATATCGTTATCGATACCCAGCACCCTTACAGCGAGATCAAAACCCCTGATCAGATTCCCGAATATCGCGATCACCCTGACGAATGGGAACTGCTGCCGGACAAAACCGACGGGTATTTCATCGTCCTGAAACGAAAACAGCCCCCGAAACCTGCTGCCAGCGAGTGA
- a CDS encoding nucleoside 2-deoxyribosyltransferase — MKHSNEQMRVYCAGPLFNRTERDEMTEIADLLTKTGYTVYLPHRDGMEFRLILDVLVERNWDAPTAAQFLHEAIFSLDVYQLVVECEAMVWNLNGRVPDEGAVSEAAMAWMLGKPLIAYKDDVRSLIQGRYNPLLVGMVEFESVDEIEQIPHALSTAILNHDLRPPLEVDALPAKVQKAVQAGQVLWKAMCSEGAQEDNEMIASVVEELFAPNDRSSLLA; from the coding sequence ATGAAACATTCTAACGAACAGATGCGCGTGTACTGCGCAGGTCCTCTGTTTAATCGGACCGAACGGGACGAGATGACAGAGATTGCAGATCTCTTAACCAAAACCGGCTATACCGTCTACCTGCCTCACCGCGATGGGATGGAATTTCGACTGATCCTGGATGTGCTGGTCGAACGCAACTGGGATGCACCCACGGCTGCTCAATTTCTGCATGAAGCCATTTTCTCGCTGGATGTCTACCAGCTGGTTGTGGAATGTGAGGCGATGGTCTGGAACCTCAACGGACGCGTTCCCGATGAAGGCGCTGTTTCCGAAGCAGCCATGGCCTGGATGCTGGGCAAGCCGCTGATCGCCTATAAAGATGATGTCCGCTCGCTGATTCAGGGACGCTACAATCCGCTGCTGGTGGGTATGGTCGAATTTGAATCGGTCGATGAAATCGAACAGATTCCGCATGCTCTCTCCACGGCGATCCTGAATCATGATCTGCGTCCTCCTTTGGAAGTGGACGCGTTGCCCGCCAAGGTTCAGAAAGCAGTGCAGGCCGGCCAGGTACTGTGGAAGGCCATGTGCTCCGAAGGGGCGCAGGAAGATAACGAAATGATCGCGTCTGTCGTCGAGGAGTTGTTTGCGCCGAACGATCGTTCTTCGCTGCTCGCCTGA
- a CDS encoding HD domain-containing protein, whose product MNHPYVEIPELSNLQSGSGLVRIPYQQDVPFTGRVRALVDTPEFRRLSHITQLGFTALVYPGATHTRFEHALGVYQNALQYLWQLGRDERFAATVDVHTAEVLIAAALLHDLGHWPFCHLIEDMSLEGIPRHEQFAREFLSEGHELPKILREEWGIEPSEVLDILVPSSDTPRMRLVRSILSGPIDIDKMDYLDRDSLHAGVPYGRNYDKKRLIQSLMVNECGDGLAIGSKGKTAAELMVFARYVMFSEVYWHHAVRAASTMFARAFYHLYPRLDLAEYFQLTESDSISVLRKEAQGTDCERLVEGIFSNKRVLYKRVAEFSFYESSEVFELIAHRPVSSLVHWSEQLAARLTQRLNQQVDATDVLIDAPPTHREVEFNVEIYSPREAQYQPLHVVSPVVDTLARKQFDDFVKRVRVFAHPRIATECKTMSDFKSLLIDAVRENG is encoded by the coding sequence ATGAACCACCCGTATGTCGAGATTCCTGAACTCTCCAACCTGCAGTCAGGCAGTGGCCTGGTGCGGATTCCCTACCAGCAGGATGTGCCTTTTACCGGTCGCGTGCGGGCCCTGGTCGATACGCCCGAGTTCCGTCGCCTGTCGCACATCACCCAACTGGGTTTCACGGCGCTCGTTTATCCCGGAGCCACGCACACGCGTTTCGAACACGCGCTGGGCGTTTATCAGAATGCGCTGCAGTATCTCTGGCAACTGGGACGGGACGAGCGTTTCGCGGCGACCGTGGACGTGCATACGGCGGAAGTGCTGATTGCGGCGGCCCTGCTGCACGATCTGGGACACTGGCCGTTCTGTCATCTGATTGAAGATATGTCTCTCGAAGGTATTCCCCGGCACGAGCAGTTTGCCCGGGAGTTTCTCTCGGAAGGACACGAACTGCCAAAGATCCTGCGGGAAGAGTGGGGCATTGAACCTTCCGAAGTGCTGGATATTCTGGTGCCGAGTTCGGATACACCCCGCATGCGACTGGTGCGTTCGATTCTCTCCGGCCCGATTGATATCGACAAGATGGACTACCTCGATCGCGACAGTCTCCATGCCGGCGTGCCTTATGGTCGTAACTACGATAAAAAGCGACTGATCCAGTCGTTGATGGTTAACGAGTGCGGTGATGGACTGGCGATTGGTTCCAAGGGCAAAACGGCAGCCGAGTTGATGGTGTTTGCCCGTTATGTGATGTTCAGCGAAGTCTACTGGCATCACGCGGTTCGTGCGGCGAGTACGATGTTTGCCCGCGCATTTTATCATCTCTATCCCAGGCTGGATCTCGCTGAATATTTCCAGCTCACCGAGTCGGATTCCATTTCTGTACTCCGCAAGGAAGCACAGGGGACTGACTGCGAACGACTCGTGGAAGGCATTTTCAGTAACAAGCGTGTGCTCTATAAACGGGTGGCAGAATTCAGTTTCTACGAGTCGTCTGAAGTTTTCGAACTGATTGCGCATCGGCCGGTCTCTTCACTGGTCCACTGGAGCGAACAACTGGCAGCGCGGCTCACACAGCGGTTAAATCAGCAGGTCGATGCGACCGACGTTCTGATCGACGCACCCCCCACGCATCGGGAAGTGGAATTCAACGTGGAGATCTATTCGCCGCGTGAAGCACAATATCAGCCGCTGCACGTCGTCTCTCCTGTGGTAGATACACTGGCACGCAAGCAGTTTGATGATTTCGTCAAACGGGTTCGCGTTTTTGCGCATCCCCGGATTGCGACAGAATGCAAAACGATGAGTGATTTCAAATCGCTGCTGATCGACGCAGTCAGGGAAAACGGCTGA
- a CDS encoding formylglycine-generating enzyme family protein, with protein sequence MPLLSKTTGFRFSVSCCLLALLLTSCGDGGGKVGSFTEEDKARSPSSNRSNMRAPQLKPRKVEPQPSRSRQPAELEGDPEDHFELVDYLHNYQIQKPDPSRARGEEFAVVPPPEPGLNASTFTVIQPEATGETTQPSSTFKLPKGFTALPEYGYSAEGFPRRIRCDRDYSEMALVPAGVSIQGVESGDPNAQPQFSIFQNAFYIDLHEVTLEQYRRWRSEMIAAKGKIPEPAGNDQAEGNIPAMGIAYTDAINYARTMGKQLPLETQWEKAARGELGFQYPWGDGRPLWHKNRQPGQIDPVKSFPGDKSPYGVYDMAGNAREWCDDWYSPDAYKAALARSDAGVVRDWTGPKLPVVSGERVARGAKDSWKAWKRAGENMRTPGPDIGFRCVLNLTPAGQQPDRNTRPANAF encoded by the coding sequence ATGCCTCTGTTATCGAAGACCACTGGATTTCGCTTTTCTGTGTCATGTTGTCTGCTCGCACTGCTGCTGACCAGTTGTGGCGACGGTGGAGGCAAGGTGGGGAGCTTTACAGAAGAGGACAAAGCCAGGTCACCTTCCTCGAATCGTTCCAATATGCGGGCACCGCAGTTAAAGCCTCGTAAAGTGGAACCGCAACCGTCCCGCTCAAGACAACCGGCGGAACTGGAGGGAGACCCGGAAGATCATTTTGAGTTAGTCGATTATCTGCACAATTACCAGATTCAGAAGCCCGATCCCAGTCGCGCCCGCGGAGAAGAGTTCGCAGTGGTACCCCCTCCCGAACCGGGATTGAATGCCTCCACTTTTACCGTCATTCAGCCGGAGGCAACGGGAGAGACAACCCAGCCCAGTTCTACATTTAAACTTCCCAAGGGATTCACTGCGTTGCCAGAATATGGCTATTCTGCAGAAGGCTTTCCCCGGCGGATTCGCTGTGACCGCGATTACTCCGAGATGGCGCTGGTCCCTGCCGGCGTTTCGATTCAGGGAGTCGAATCCGGCGACCCGAATGCACAGCCGCAGTTTTCGATTTTTCAGAACGCATTTTATATCGATCTGCATGAAGTCACACTCGAACAATATCGCCGCTGGCGTTCGGAAATGATCGCCGCGAAAGGCAAAATTCCCGAACCGGCGGGCAATGATCAGGCGGAAGGGAACATCCCGGCGATGGGCATCGCGTATACCGACGCCATCAATTACGCGCGAACCATGGGCAAGCAGTTGCCCCTGGAAACGCAGTGGGAGAAAGCCGCGCGGGGCGAACTGGGATTTCAGTATCCCTGGGGCGACGGGCGCCCGCTCTGGCACAAGAATCGCCAGCCTGGTCAAATTGATCCGGTGAAAAGTTTTCCGGGAGACAAGAGTCCCTACGGAGTTTACGACATGGCGGGCAACGCCCGGGAATGGTGCGATGACTGGTATTCTCCAGATGCCTACAAAGCGGCGCTGGCCCGCTCTGATGCCGGCGTCGTCCGTGACTGGACCGGTCCCAAGCTGCCGGTTGTATCGGGGGAACGAGTGGCCCGTGGCGCGAAAGATTCCTGGAAAGCCTGGAAACGGGCTGGGGAAAACATGCGGACACCTGGCCCGGACATCGGTTTTCGCTGTGTCTTGAACCTCACTCCCGCAGGCCAGCAGCCCGACAGAAACACCCGCCCCGCGAACGCGTTTTAA
- a CDS encoding MarR family winged helix-turn-helix transcriptional regulator: MLQYDFEESIGYWITMTSHSYQDALNQELIPYGITFRQFQVIGWLVYAGPLSQVELAERMMIEPPTLVRILDRMERDQWIKRESDPEDRRRKVLQVLPEAKPIWSKMVSCLKRLRKKATKGMTAEQVETLKSLLMQVQENLGVKLPEFEAV, encoded by the coding sequence ATGTTGCAATACGATTTTGAAGAGAGCATCGGTTACTGGATTACGATGACTTCGCATTCCTATCAGGATGCGTTGAATCAGGAATTGATTCCTTACGGGATCACCTTCCGACAGTTTCAGGTGATTGGCTGGCTGGTTTATGCAGGTCCCCTGTCCCAGGTGGAACTCGCTGAGCGAATGATGATCGAACCTCCGACTCTCGTGCGGATTCTGGATCGGATGGAACGCGATCAGTGGATCAAACGCGAAAGTGATCCGGAAGACCGGCGGCGAAAAGTTCTGCAAGTCCTGCCGGAAGCGAAACCGATCTGGTCCAAGATGGTTTCCTGTCTGAAGCGGCTCAGAAAGAAAGCAACAAAAGGCATGACCGCCGAACAGGTGGAGACACTGAAATCCCTGTTGATGCAGGTACAGGAAAATCTGGGAGTCAAGCTCCCGGAGTTTGAGGCGGTCTGA